One Methanoculleus sp. SDB genomic window, CAACGAAGATCTCTCTCCTACCGAACTGACGGCGTTTGTCACCGCCTCGTACATCAATGAGCTTGATATGGACGAGATCGAGCATCTGACGCGGGCGATGGTCGAAACCGGTGATCAGCTCCATTTCTCCTCGCACCCGATCGTGGACAAGCATTCAATCGGCGGTGTTCCGGGAAACAAGATATCACTGCTGATTGTGCCGATCATCGCGTCAACAGGCCTGAAAATCCCCAAGACGAGTTCCCGTGCGATTACCGGAGCCGGAGGGACGGCCGATCTGATGGAAGTGATCGCACCCGTCGAGTTTTCCGCATCGGAAGTGCAGCAGATGACCGAAAAAGTGGGCGGTACCATTGTCTGGGGTGGCGCAACCAACATCGCACCGGCAGACGACCGGATCATTCTTGTCGAGTATCCCTTCAAGATCGACGCCCGCGGACAGATGCTGGCGAGTGTCATGGCAAAAAAAGCCGCTGTGGGTGCTGATCTTGTGGTCATCGACATACCGGTGGGGGAGAATACGAAGGTGTCAACCGCACAGGAAGGGAGAAAACTCGCACGCGATTTCATCGAACTCGGAGAGCGCCTCGGGATGAGCGTCCAGTGTGCCCTTACCTACGGCGAATCACCGGTCGGCCATTCAATCGGTCCAAACCTTGAAGTGAGAGAGGCGCTCGCCGTTTTGGAGGGAGAACGCGAACCGAATTCCCTCGTACAGAAGAGTATTTCCCTCGCGGGCATTGCACTTGAAATGGCGGGGAAGGCGGCCCGTGGCGCAGGTGCCGATCTTGCACAGGATCTCCTGTCATCGGGAAAAGCGCTTGAAACCATGAAGGCGATCATCGAAGTGCAGGGGGGCGATCCTTCCGTCAGGTCAGCCGACATCGTTCCGGGGGATCACTCGTTTGACGTGCACGCACCCGAAACGGGGTATGTCATCAACCTCAACAATCATGCGCTCATTACGATTGCCCGGGCTGCCGGAGCCCCGTCTGACAACGGGGCAGGCATCTACCTGCATGCCAAGAAAGGCGCACGCGTGCAGAAGGGTGATTCGATATTTACCATCTATGCTGAAAAAGGGTGGCGTCTTGAGAAGGCGATTGAGGTGGGCCGCAGGCTGATGCCGGTCGTCGTCGAAGGCATGCTGCTGGATCGCCTCCCGTCGGAGCACTGGGCATGAGGGGTGGACGACTTTGAATCAGACGGGTGTAGTCAGGGGGGCGGGCGCCGCCCGGCTCTGCGTGGCACTGGTAATTCTCGCGGCTCTCATTCCTGCGGCGCAGGCAACAGTGCTCTCGTTTACGGTTGTGGACGAAACCGATCAGGCTCCGCTGGACGGTGCATCGATCTATATTGACGGGAATTATATCGGAAAGACGGGGAGTTCGGGTAAGTACTCCTACGAGCATGCCCGGACGTCTTCCTTTAACGTGAAGATTGTCATGACGGGGTATGACGACTGGGTCGACGTCCTCTCCGATACCGCGACAGGGGTGACCGCATCCCTGTCCCGGAAGACGATCTTTCTCACCGTTACCGTCTATGATGCGATGACACTGCAGCCTGTCGCGGATGTGCTGGTAAAACTGGACGGTGAGGAGGGTTCCGATTCCGGACGTTCCACTGCTGCCGGAGGTGTGGATTTCGACGTTCGGGCCGGTGCAACCTATAATGTGGAGATCCTGGCACCCCGGTACGATACTCTCTACCGGACTGTCGAAATGGGAAACAGTGCAAAGGATGTGCAGTACTGGCTCTACAGGAATGATCTCTTCGTCATCCGGGTTGTGGATGCTGAAACGCGGTCTCCTCTTGCCGGTGTCCTTATCATCGTGAATGATCGCGAAGAAGGCATTTCAGGTGACGACGGGGCGCTTCCTCTCTATCTCGAGAGGGAGCGGTCCTATGTCATCACGTGTGAAAAAGACGAGTACCAGACGATCACCGAGACGCGGTACGTGACCGATGAGGACGCGGTGTTCGAATATCTCATGTCGAAATCGCTCTATTCTCTCTCGATCTCTGTTTTTGATACTGAAAAAACACCGGTTGAAGGGGCGACCGTCTATATTGACAATGCCTTCCACGGGACGACCGGTACCTATGGCAGCGCAGGGCTTCTTAACCTGCAGGCGGGCGTGCATACGGTCGAGGTCAGGAGGGAAGGATTCCTGACGTGGACATCGGAGATCGAGATGCGTGACGGTGGAACGGATCTCACCGTCGAACTTGCTTATGCGAAGGCGGCAGTGACCGTCCATGTTGCCGACAATGACGGCCAGGCCGTATCCGGGGCACGTATTCTCGTGGACGGCGAGTACCGTACAACAACGGACGATGCCGGGATTGCCGTTCTGGAACTTCCCGCCCATCGGATATATAATATCACGGCGCTTTGCTCCGGGTACCGCCCTGCTTCGGTCTCTCATGATATACCCTCCGGCACGAGCGCTGCCGACGTCTCGCTCGTACTGGCACCCGAACTGGACATGGCACTGTTTTTTGTGGCGGGAATCGGAATTCTGGTAGTGATAGGCGTTGCACTGGTTATCCGATGGACTCGCGCCGCACCGCGTCGGAGGAAGCCGCGCCGACTTTGATAATTACTAATGATATCTATGATCAGTATGGCAATTTCATTGACAGCAGACGTGAGACAGATGAAGGGGTGCCCGGGAATGCGGAAACCATTCAGTTTAACTGCTCCCCTGCCGATGCCGGATTCTGGGATGGTGCGGCATATGCCACGACAATGGAAAGCCCTGTGAGTGAGGGGGGAGAAGCCTCCGTACTCTTCCGGGCATCACCCTATATCGGGACAAATATCATACTCATCGAACCCCCGGCGGGGATACCGCCGCGCTGGCTCTCCATTCCCGGCACCGGCACGCTGGAACCCTGTTCAATAACCGTCTCCATCCAGCCGAATGTCGACACCCCTCCCTATGTACGGGCCGATGGCACGAGCAGGTTCTATCTGACATACGCGCTCGCCGATCACTTGGGCAATCCGGCGTGCAATTCGAGCGTTACTATTACAACATCGGAAGCTGGTGAGCTGTATTCATCGCGGACGAATTCCGACGGGCAGATCCTGATCACGTACGGCCCGCGTGACAGAACCGGAATCATCACGATAACGGCCCGTTCTGTTGTCAATGCGTCTGTCTCTGTGAGCCGGGAGGTCGGGTTCGTATCGATGGATGGCTGCGACATGCTCGTGACGGCAAGTCCTCAGGTGATGGCAAGCCATGATGTCTGTGATACGCTCGTTGCCGAGGTGAGGGCCAAGGTGATGGATATCAAAGGGAATCCGGTGGAAGGCGAGACGGTGGAATTTCAGATAGTGAACTGTCTCGATGACGCGGCACAGGTAAGCCCTCCGGCCCTTCAATCGGCATCTGCCGTGACCAATGCCGACGGATATGCGATAGTCGACTTTGTTCCCGGAACGTTTGAAACGGACTGGCGGGAGGCATGGTATACCGTATCTGGATTATTGCACGGGCGGCAGATGCGCCCGAAGATCTCAAATATCTTGACGGATGGATCCGGATCGGGGCGGCGGGGAAATCGTATATTTTGATAGAATAGATACACTATTTTATTAAGTTGATTATCTCTAATGTTTATTCATTGACGAAATCATTATATATTTTTGGAGTTTATTATCGGTATATACGTGCCGGTCTCCCTCTTTGTGCAGCACGGAGCATACCCGTTCCGCTGTACTTCCTGCCCGTTGATCCGGCACGCTGATTCCGTCTTCCAGTCATTGCACTGCAACGAGGGGTATAACCATGAAACACAGAGCACTCATCCTGTTGCTCACCGCGTGCGCTGTCCTATGCAATCCGGCCGCTGCCGCCACCGCACAGGATTTTACATTGAATTCCGACACGGACTGGCTTGTAGCGGGTGAAGGGAGTGCGACAATCAGTGCCGCGCTGAACGGATCGATTCCCGGTGTCACCATCTCACAGGTAGTGTTTTCCTGTGCTGATGCATCGTTTGGCCAGGTGGATCACACGGTTGTGACAACCGCACCGTACACCACGACATTCGGCTCCACGAAAAGCGGAATCGCACCGATCGAAGCTCAAATCTGGTATTCTGAAGGGGGAAATGCGTCGGTGGTAACGAAAACCCTCGACCAGAAGATAGACCATAATCTGCCGTACCGCATTTCATCGATCAGCCCCATCAGCGAACTGACGGTCAATGAAGCGACTGATATCGTTGTGTGCATGCAGGATATCTTTACAAATCCCGTCGACAATCTTCGCGAGGCCGATGAAAACCGGCTGAATCAGGCAGAAAAGATCCGGTTTACGTGCTCTCCGGACGATGCCGGATTCTTTAACGGAATGACGTATGTCACCGATTTTTCAGAACCTGTGGATGCATCCGGCACGATATCCGTGGAATTCAGGGCATCCCGGCAGGTTGGAACGAACATCATTCTCATTGACCCGGCACAGGCAGTCCCGTCCCGCTGGCTGGCCATCCCCGTTATCGGCGATTCTCAACCCGTTTCGATAAGCGTCTCCGTACAGCCGGGTTTGGGCAATCCTCCCTTTATCCCAGCCGACGGGAAAAGCCTCTTTTTCCTGACGTACCTGCTGGAGGACCGGTACGGGAATCCTTCGGGCAATACTACGGTCACTATCACGCCGTCGGATACGGGTGTCGCGGAAACGCTTCGCACCAATTCGGACGGTCAGATCAGGGTCACGTTCGGGCCGCGCGATACGACAGGCGTAATCGAAATTACGGCGCGGTCGGATGTGAACGCGAGCGTCGTGTCGCACCAGAGTCTCGAGTTTGTGAGCACCGATCCCACCGACATGCTGCTGACGGCAAGCCCGCAGGTAATGCCCTCCCATGATGTGGATGCGGGTCTCGTCTCGCAGTTGCGGGCAAAAGTCCTGGACCAGAAAGGCAATCCCGTGCAAAATCAAGTTGTAACATTCCAAATCCTGAATCAGGTCAATGATTCCGCACAGATCAGCCCTCCCTCGCTTGTTTCAACCACCGCCAGCACAAACCAGAACGGATATGCCATTGTGAATTTCATACCCGGCACGTTCGAGACCGACTGGCAGAAGGCACATTATGACGAAACGGCGGAAGCATCGTGTGATATCCTGGCAATCTGGAATACCACCTCACGAACCGTGGCGCTTGAGTGGAAGAATTTCCCCTACCTCAGTGTCGAAACGGAGGTTGATCCCGAAACCGTTGCAGTCAATGAAACCGTTGACGTGACGGTCCGGCTTGTCGGAAACGGGTGGGCGCTGCAGCCTGATCCCATCGATGTCATGCTCTGTATTGACCGGTCCGGAAGCATGCTGGAGGATTATCCCGACCGGATGGTGTCGACCATGAATGCCGCCAAGATTTTTAACGGGGAGATGTCTCCTGCTCGTGACCAGGTCGGCCTCGTATCGTTCGGCAATTATGGCTATACCGATATATTCTCGTATTATTACAAGTACTGGGCCGGGAAAGACTCCACCTCATATGACGACTGGAGCTATGTCAGCAGTTACTATGCCGGCAATCCCACAAATTATGGGGGATACGCCACGCTTGACCTGCCGCTGAGCTATGACCATACGGTCGTGGATGCCGCGATCACCTCGCTGGTCCC contains:
- a CDS encoding thymidine phosphorylase, with protein sequence MKLSVRLMDITSRGVLLNRADARFIGVLDGDRVQVIHESRGIAVPAVVDTTSSLINQGTIGIYRLTNDRLMVADDDSIEVREAPSPVSIAHIKKKMNGMRLNKTEMFEIISDVVNEDLSPTELTAFVTASYINELDMDEIEHLTRAMVETGDQLHFSSHPIVDKHSIGGVPGNKISLLIVPIIASTGLKIPKTSSRAITGAGGTADLMEVIAPVEFSASEVQQMTEKVGGTIVWGGATNIAPADDRIILVEYPFKIDARGQMLASVMAKKAAVGADLVVIDIPVGENTKVSTAQEGRKLARDFIELGERLGMSVQCALTYGESPVGHSIGPNLEVREALAVLEGEREPNSLVQKSISLAGIALEMAGKAARGAGADLAQDLLSSGKALETMKAIIEVQGGDPSVRSADIVPGDHSFDVHAPETGYVINLNNHALITIARAAGAPSDNGAGIYLHAKKGARVQKGDSIFTIYAEKGWRLEKAIEVGRRLMPVVVEGMLLDRLPSEHWA